CTGTAATCAACAACTCACACATCTCCCTTTCCCACAGCTGTAAtggtggagcagggctggacatCCAAGATATTTAACCTTCTCTTCCAGAACAAACAGTCACAAACACTTCCCACTAATTAACACAATCTCATCTCTTACCCCTCACAACCTGGGCTGCCAAGTGCTTTCATTTTTGGGATTACTTTCCCAGACATAATGGCAGAACAGAAAGAGCCCATCCTTGTGGCCTCAAGTGATTTCCTCATAGCCCTCTTGCCATCAGTCTGTTTTAGAAGGGGAACAACTTCAAAATGTGAGTGTTCCCCTTCTAGCACCAGCATTTATTTTGAATAAGGAACTCCATGTCAGCAGATGGCACAAAGACTGGGCACCAGCACATCACATCAAACATCGGTGGCTTCAGATTTAGAGTTGACATATATTCgccttttggaaaaaaaataaatatagtgGAATGAAAACTGAAtcaaagggaaagaacagatgACTACCATCCATCAAGGATGCACATATTTGTgcactgaaaaaaaacaaaagaaaaaaaatcagtcatttcaaagaaaattttgaaaattaaaaaaaacgtTTGCACTTGTTCCTGGTCATAAACAATCTCACAAAAATCTCACTTTTGGAACTATTCCAATTGAAACCATACACTGAATTTATTAATACAGTATAAGTTTCTTTATGTAAAAAATCTTTATACATAGTAATAAAAAAGATAAAGGCAAGATGCATCAAACAGAAATCTGCTGGTTGTTTTTCCTCCGTTCTTACAGAGCCGCTGATGACTACCTGCACTATAAAGAGCTGTGTTTCTGACTTTCTGTCTCAAGCATCTTCACCTTTGCTTGTGATAAGGATTGTTCTGTCCAAGCATCCAACAGGACAGATGCTGGTGATGTTTTGGCACTTACGCTGGCAAACTGAGCTTCTTTCCCTTGAGAACTGCAAGGAGGAGTGGGAAAGAAAACAGTCAGCAAAACAAAGTTGTGATGCAGGAGAAGCACACACTGCTAAAATGTCACAGGGACCAAAACCTTCCACACCAAATGGGTCGACTGCAGACAGCCCTCCTAGGCTGCCTCTTCAATACACACTGGTAAAACTAGAATTAACAATTCTAACCTTGCCCTCTTGTGGCACCCTGGAGTTCCTCCTTTTCATCCTCAAAGGACATACTAGCTCCCCACCACAGCCTCTTAAGAATTATGACTAAAATAACATAGCTTTGTGGTTATATAATGGAAACTTTCAACTCTTGGTGGTATTTAAACCACTGAGAAAGGTGTCTGCAAGCACAGGATCTGCATGTAACAGTGTGCATGGTTATGGGAAGCAGGAGGATCATGCTTATCCATGGAAGGCAACAGCAATATATGTTTAGCCATACTTAAGTCTTTCCAAAAGTTCATCAgaccatttatttatttatattctaCCTgtaccccaaaaaaaccctcagaaatGCCCCACACTAGCAGAAAGTGTACTCAATAAATTAAGGGTACTTCAGAACTAATTTGCGCACAGAATTAACGAGCTCATAATCCTGACATAGCACACCCCGATGAACCTGTTAACATCCCACAACCTGAAGCTGGAAGTTGCTGTATTCCTTACCTTTTGTAACATACAAATAGAAGAAGTCACAGTACAGAACGGTCTGGACCACACCAGCAACAACAGCGATGAGgtcaaaaaatccctcaaagtAGTAGCGCCAAATCCAATTGACTAAGTACAAGGCACGGTACAGACCCAGGAAGAAAAGATAGTGAGTAGTGATGGTCTCTGCTTCCCCAGTTTTGCTGATCATAAAAAGTTGAGGGAGAATAGCAACCGATTCAAGATAGATAGAGAAGGTCCACAGTATCTGAAAGGAGAAAACCACAGGTAAATCACTGATAACAGCAGGACAGAAAATATTTGACTTGGCTCGACTTTTCACTCTCTAACAATGTTATGGATGAATGAATATTTATTCATACAGGTCCAGTATTTTGGCAAATTTTCCCTGGTACAGGAAAAACTAAGTGAAAGCTTCATGATCAGCCAGAGGATGGGAGGAGGGAACTCTCCTGGCAGACAGCAGACTCTCCAATCCAAACCAGCTCTCTGCTGAGCTGCCACACACAGATTTACTTGTGAGGCAATTTGTGTGCATCCAGTTCACATTATCATGAAATGCAGCTTACAGATTCCATGCTGAGAAAGCTGCAGGGAAGATGAAGTCCCTTCCCCTGCTTAATGTTCTTCCATTTTTTATCTATTTGTTTAAAGAATGAGCTAACCCAGAACAAAATTTACAATATGTCTCAAAGTGTTGCAATTCAAATTCCCTTACTCTGTAATAAATTCATTCAACCCCAATATAAAAATGCAGCTCAGTCCATGTAAAACAAGCATTTAAAGTTACTCTCTATTTTGTAGGAAAAAATTACCTGCTTGAACTCTCTGTAAtgacatttaaaatataatttttctgcaATTAAACACATAGCtgcattttaaatataatgcagTTCTTTTTTATAGTCTAGATCATTTGCAATTCTATAGAATTTAAGTAGTAGTAtaattccttttgttttcaccaGGTGGCACCAACTATTCACAAACTGCATTTCTGGGGATTTCtttaacaaacagaacaaaaggaaTTCTGAATGAATACAGTCATAGAGTGTACTGGGAAAAACACAATTTTCTGCTTAATAAAATAATCTATGCTGATAACAGTGCTGCTCTCCTGAAGCGCCTTAAATTTGCACAGATATCTGCACCACAGATTCACTGAGGGAAGGATTAGCCTGAACCTACTAAACAGAGACAACCTACAACCATTCACTTGCCAGGCTAACAATGCTCATCCTCACATTCCAAATACCATCCCACACCCACAATCAACTCACCTCCAGTGGAGAGAAGTCATGATTGACAAGGAAAGAGAGCCCACCAACAGGAACTATCAGGAACTCCACTCGGAAGGTGTCGTGGTTGCCATCATAGGTGGCCTTGAACTTCATGTAGATCAGGTACACGGTGGCGTACGAGCAAGCGATGTAGATGAGCTGAGGGCAAGGAcagaaacaaccccaaaacaatCCACACAGGTTCCAGGATTAAATCACACACCCTGAATAAGCACTGAGATGAGTAAGAGTGGTCTTTTTTGATTCTTTGCATTGTTTATGTGGTTTTGAAGGCTGTAGGTGGTGCTTAACTTCTGTCAGCAGAGTTGTAATTCAAAATGAGCCATTCTGGGCCCTGCTGGTTTTGTTGCTTTAAAGGCATCACATGCCCATGGTTGAAGTGACTGCCCAAAGGTGAAGACCCCTTCCAGAACTAAGGAAGTGACTGGAGAAGGAATACATGTTCTGCAACTGCACTGCCCCAAACATTTAGGTTAAAAATGTGCAGGTGCATACACACAATAGTAATGGAAGGGGTCTTTCTACATTCAAAAAGCCCAGCGTGGTGTGGCTGATGTGGCAATACATAAATATTCAATAATTCCCATTGAGACAACCATTTAACATATCACAAGTTAGCTGATTTGCTTTGGACCTTTGAACATCTCTAAAATCTGAAGAGTGGCAAACTGGGCACTGATCTTCACCAACCAAGAGGCCCTCAAACCCATGAGACTGAGAGCAGCAATGAACCAGAATTCAATCTGAGCTGATGCCTAACCAT
This Zonotrichia albicollis isolate bZonAlb1 chromosome 16, bZonAlb1.hap1, whole genome shotgun sequence DNA region includes the following protein-coding sequences:
- the KDELR2 gene encoding ER lumen protein-retaining receptor 2 yields the protein MNIFRLTGDLSHLAAIIILLLKIWKSRSCAGISGKSQLLFALVFTTRYLDLFTSFISLYNTSMKLIYIACSYATVYLIYMKFKATYDGNHDTFRVEFLIVPVGGLSFLVNHDFSPLEILWTFSIYLESVAILPQLFMISKTGEAETITTHYLFFLGLYRALYLVNWIWRYYFEGFFDLIAVVAGVVQTVLYCDFFYLYVTKVLKGKKLSLPA